The sequence TCTCCACAGTATTACTCCCTCCTATCGATCATTATACTTCCCCAGGAGGGCCTAACATTTTTCCTCAAAGCTGATTGTCCGACTTCCATTGAAGCACAACATTCTTATTGGGCTACTATCAATCCACCTTCTGCAATTGGTACGCCTATAACTTGGTTTATAATCGCGCGATTCGCACGATGCACTTTATTGACTACTATGTAACGCAAATTCCTATTCCAAAGTGTGTGGTTCAAAATCCCAACCGGCAAAAACCGATTGTAGATATTGTTGACCAAATCCTCGCCATCACCAAACATGAAGATTACCTTTCTAATCCCGCCAAGCAAAACAAGGTTAAGGAATTAGAGCGCCAGATTGACCGGATGGTGTATGAGCTTTATGGTCTCACTCCGGAAGAAATTGCGGTGGTGGAGGGGGCTGGAGGATGATTCTTTTCAACTGGATGTTAATCTCAAATTGACTATGATAGGAGGGCATCTATGAATAAAATATCCTGCCCGGCATGTAGCAGGTCTGTTTCAACCAACCCATTCAAGTCCTGGAAATTTCGTAGTTACCAAGTGAAGCGCTACGAATGCCCGAACTGCAAGTCGAAGTTCAACTTCTACCAAAGCCCTACCCGATCTTATACGATACCGAAAGCAAAATAGAAAACTTCATGACTGACGTCGCGTATCAGCCTTACAGCCTCGGAGGAGATTATAGCGGTGGAGGGTAAGAAGTAACGTAGACATCTGCTGTTTAGTCGGGTGGGAAGTGGAGTATGCCAAGAAAAGGCGACGCCTCTTGTATACCCACTGGGCTGAGGCGCTGTCACTTCCTGGCCTCTAGGCGATGCACAGCTTCCGCAGTGCCTTGAGAAGCCGGCTGATGATAGGTTCAAACCAGGGCATGGCTACCTTGCTGATGAAGTAGCCGGTGGCTATTCCCACGGCAGCGCCAGCCAGTATGTCTGTGAAGTAGTAGAGGCCAGCGTACATTTTGGCCAGGGGCATGAGGATGCCAGGGATAAGGAGCAGTAACCCCATCTTGCGGTTCCACTGCCACACGGCGGCAGGTGCGGCAAAGGTAACGGCTGCCGTGTTGCTGGGAAAGGTGGGGTCTTTAATAGGGTACGCAATCTGGTTTACAACGAGCATCAGTTGAGGCATATCCTCAAAGGGATGATTCCGTCCCGGCCAGAGATGATTAAGCGCCAGAACAAAGCCGCAGGCTGAACCCATGGCCGTGGCGGCAATCATCAGCGCCCGCTGATTGCGCTCCCTCTCAACACTGTCTCGACCCATATACCACAGAGACAGCAGCATCAGGGCAATGACCACCGGTATGAAGTAATCAGTGGCCAACAGTATCATGATCCTGTCCAGTATGTTGGACTTGCCCACCGCGCCTGTCAGCCCTAAGATTATCCGATCATCAAACCAGTTCATTTAATCTCGCCTGGATTTGAAGCTGTGCTTCACTCCCTCGAAGTAGCTCATCTCTTTCAGCTTATCCAGCCCCTCGCCAGGATCAGGATCGGGATCAGTCGTCTGGCCAGGATTAGACA comes from Chloroflexota bacterium and encodes:
- a CDS encoding phosphatase PAP2 family protein, which translates into the protein MNWFDDRIILGLTGAVGKSNILDRIMILLATDYFIPVVIALMLLSLWYMGRDSVERERNQRALMIAATAMGSACGFVLALNHLWPGRNHPFEDMPQLMLVVNQIAYPIKDPTFPSNTAAVTFAAPAAVWQWNRKMGLLLLIPGILMPLAKMYAGLYYFTDILAGAAVGIATGYFISKVAMPWFEPIISRLLKALRKLCIA